In Mesoaciditoga lauensis cd-1655R = DSM 25116, one genomic interval encodes:
- the eno gene encoding phosphopyruvate hydratase yields MRVDIIDVKAREVLDSRGNPTVEVEVVLDDGSFGRAIVPSGASTGKNEALELRDGGKRYGGKGVQKAVSNVNEVIAPKVIGLNAFDQAYVDKVMLDLDGTPNKTNLGANAILGVSMAVARAAARSAYMELYEYLGGPNAKVIPTPMMNVINGGKHADSGLDIQEFMIVPAGAPTFKEALRYAAETFHTLKGILKDKGMSTSVGDEGGFAPHLSTNEEGIEVIIEAIEKAGYKAGKDIYVAIDSAPDSFYDEEKGKYHFGGKYITTDELLDFYKKIVDKYPIISIEDPFYEEDWDGFVKITAELGNKIQIVGDDNYVTNINRLKKGIELKASNSILIKLNQIGSVTETLDTIEYAKTHGFTCVVSHRSGETEDTFIADLAVAMNTGLIKTGSLSRSERIAKYNQLLRIEEELGDVAVYKGLDAFYSIKK; encoded by the coding sequence ATGCGAGTCGATATAATCGATGTGAAAGCAAGAGAAGTTTTAGATTCACGCGGAAACCCAACGGTTGAAGTTGAAGTGGTTTTAGATGATGGTTCATTTGGAAGGGCAATAGTTCCATCGGGTGCTTCTACTGGAAAGAATGAAGCATTGGAATTAAGGGATGGAGGAAAAAGATACGGAGGGAAAGGCGTACAGAAAGCCGTTTCCAACGTGAATGAGGTAATTGCACCAAAAGTTATAGGTCTTAACGCTTTCGATCAAGCTTACGTTGACAAAGTTATGCTGGATCTTGATGGAACACCAAATAAGACCAATTTAGGTGCTAACGCTATTTTAGGAGTTTCAATGGCAGTTGCAAGAGCCGCTGCGCGTTCTGCATACATGGAACTTTACGAGTATCTTGGTGGACCAAATGCAAAAGTTATTCCAACTCCAATGATGAACGTTATAAATGGTGGAAAACACGCCGATAGTGGTCTTGATATTCAAGAGTTCATGATCGTTCCAGCAGGTGCGCCAACCTTTAAGGAAGCCCTCAGATACGCTGCCGAAACCTTCCACACTTTAAAAGGAATTTTAAAAGATAAAGGAATGTCCACATCTGTTGGTGACGAAGGTGGATTTGCTCCTCATCTTTCCACGAATGAAGAGGGTATAGAAGTTATAATTGAAGCTATAGAGAAAGCTGGATACAAAGCCGGAAAAGACATTTACGTTGCCATTGACAGCGCGCCAGACTCCTTTTACGATGAAGAAAAAGGCAAATACCACTTCGGTGGCAAATACATAACTACAGACGAGCTATTGGACTTCTACAAGAAGATTGTCGATAAGTATCCGATCATATCCATAGAAGATCCGTTCTACGAAGAAGATTGGGATGGATTTGTGAAGATCACAGCAGAACTTGGAAACAAGATACAAATAGTTGGAGACGACAACTACGTCACGAACATCAACAGACTTAAAAAGGGTATAGAGCTCAAAGCTTCCAATTCCATTCTTATCAAACTCAATCAAATTGGAAGCGTTACGGAAACGCTTGACACCATCGAGTACGCTAAAACTCACGGCTTCACGTGCGTTGTTTCCCACAGGTCCGGCGAAACGGAAGATACGTTCATAGCCGATCTCGCCGTTGCCATGAACACGGGTTTAATAAAGACCGGTTCTCTTTCCAGAAGCGAAAGAATAGCCAAGTACAATCAACTTCTCAGAATAGAAGAAGAACTTGGCGACGTTGCAGTGTACAAAGGCCTGGATGCTTTTTATTCCATCAAAAAGTGA
- a CDS encoding RnfABCDGE type electron transport complex subunit B, with the protein MKMVFVYSILLLGGIGFVTGFGLAYLAKKFEVKEDPRVEKIIEVLPGANCGMCGYPGCSAYAHAIVEKGAPYDKCVPGKRSGVAEKIKKIMEEKS; encoded by the coding sequence ATGAAAATGGTATTCGTGTATTCTATCCTACTTTTAGGTGGAATAGGATTTGTAACTGGATTTGGTCTTGCGTACCTGGCAAAGAAATTTGAAGTAAAAGAAGACCCTCGCGTCGAAAAAATCATAGAGGTTCTGCCAGGTGCGAATTGTGGTATGTGTGGTTATCCTGGATGTTCCGCATATGCGCATGCAATAGTGGAAAAAGGTGCCCCTTACGATAAATGTGTACCCGGTAAGAGAAGTGGTGTGGCTGAGAAGATAAAGAAAATCATGGAAGAAAAATCGTGA